The genome window ACACAGTGCAGCCAACACTCCGAGCACGCCACCGGGGAGAATGATCTCAAAGAAGACCAACACCAGCGCTGCAGCGATTAAACCAAGTATCATACTCATGCCGACACCTCCTCTACGATTAAATCAAAGTCATTGCTCGACACCACGCGCACCGTCGCGCCGCGCTCAATCATGCCGACCGCACAATGCGCCTCATAGCGCTGCCCCTTAATCTCAACACGCCCGCCAGGATGCAATGGCGTGAGTGCCACGCCCTCGCTGCCAACGTTGGGTAGCTTCGATTCGCGCACTTCACGAATGGTCTGACTATCGCCACCCGCCGCAGTTTCCAGCACCAGTTGCCGCTCGAACCACGAACCCTTAAAGAATCGGCCCACCAGCAGAATACCACCAAAGGCAATAGAAATACCATAAATCAACTGCACCAAGGGCTCGGCAAACATCTCAGGGGTCAGCCCCACGCCTTCACCATCCTCACTCGCTGGCCAATAATCGACCATCGTCCAAAGCAGCGAACCGAGCATCAGGCCGATACCTGAGAGCGCAAACACCACCGTCCCCGGAAATAAGAACAGCTCCACCAGCACCAGCAGCACGCCGAGCAGAAAGAAAAAGATCGCCTCATTGCCCGCAAGCCCTGCCACATAATGACTGGCAAAGAAAATCCCTAGCAAGACGAGACCACCGATGCCAAACACCCCGAAACCTGGCGTTTTAAATTCGAGAAAGAGCAGTAACACGCCCAAGCCCATCAGCAGTGGCGCGATGGTATTCATCCACTTCGCGATTTCCTCGGAGTAGCTGATCTCAAAGTCGCGGATCTCGTAATTCCCCGCGCCAAGCCGGGCATCGAGCAGATCCTCAATCGAATCGTAGATCCCCTCACCTAGCAGTTTGTGGGGCGGATCGCCGTATTCTTTGACCGCTTCTGTCGCGGTGAGCGTTAATAACTCGCCCGCCGGCTTGATCACTTCTTCGCCAATTTTCAGCTCAAAGTCTGCGTCAAGCATCGCACGCACCACATCGGAGCGATACGGATACTCCGCAGTCATCACGCGAATATTCGCCCGCAGATAACTCTCAATCTTCTGCTTCGCGGTCTCAGCCACATCCTCGCCCGTGCCTTGAATCACAGCCGAGGCACCCATTTTACCGCGCGGTGAGAAGTAGATCTCTTGAGTCGCGGCTGCAATGAACGAACCCGCCGAGATCGCGTCATGGTTGACATACGTCGCCGTGATGCCGTCGAAACGATCCAGCATCTCCATCATATCCAGCGTGATATCGACCCGACCACCAGGGGTATCCATATCGAGGATCACCATGCCGACATCGTTGGCGATGGCCTCCTTCAGCCCGCGGCGTAGGATATACAAATTTGGTGTGCTAATCGCACCTGTGATCGGAATCACATAGACATCAACCACCTCTGCGGCCTTCGAAACAGCATCCGTTGGCTCTACTTTTTGAGCAAACAAGCCAGTCGAACAAGCAAAGAGTAACAGGAGTAAAATCCGACGAATCGTCATATCTCTGCATATATCTGAAAATAACGCGTAGAAGGCAAGACCCCTTGGCAATTTTCAAACGATCGGATCTGACACGTCCGACTCGTATACGCTAATTAAGGGCACTATCTGAAGCAACGACTTCCTTCCAGCTTTTCACTGCAAATATCGCATCGGTTGCAACACTATCAAACGGACTCTCAAACTCATCCTCAGTCGCCACACCCAACGTCGTATCATAAAAGAAATTCACTCCATTTGGACAAGAAAAACTACCAGCAACAATGGCGCCCAGATAATCAAAGATCCCATTCCCTTGACCGCCAGTGGACACCGACGAATAGGGCGCATTAATCACCATTGCGATTCGATCATCATTATTAAATTGCACATTTGGGCCACTCGGATTCTCAGCAGATAAGTCAACATACGGAGTCACTTGAAACTGGATCGGCTTATCGTTGTAAGTGCTACCAGTAAAGTGGTTATTACCATCTGAAATAAGGTGTAAGGTCGCGCCTTCCTCAAAGTAAATATCTCCATGAATATTAAAACCATTCTTAACATACAGGACCACATCCCCCTTGACCGTCAACTGAGACCCATTTTGAAGGTTAATGCTCGGGGTAGATAATACGACCTGCTCACCAGTCGCGCCGATGACACGATCATCGCCATCGGCAGTAAAGAGCACATCTGCGTCTGAGCCGTTTTGCCAATAATTCTGATCCACACCATAATCAGGGTCATTCGAATTCCAAAAAGAAGCAGAAGTGATCTCGGTCTGCCCTGCAGGAGCCCAATATTCGCTAGTATCAGGATAGACTGGATCATTAATTTCCCCATTATAATTCTGCTGAATACCTTCAGAATTCAACGAGTCGGCCGAATCCTCTGGCGAAAGACTTAACCATAAATTCTGATCCAATTGATTCGAATTCGTTTTACCACTATCATAGCCAATCTCTCCGCCTCCAGAATTCAAAATACCATTAATAATCGCGTTGTTCACCTGAATCGCAGAACTACCCGTAGCAATCGTTACAATTGATGCTGCGTAACCAGTATCTTGCCCATAGACTGGATCTGTCGTCTGATCGGAGCTATAGCTAGCATACAGGGGTCTTTTATCTCCATTTCCATGGAGAATCTTAATTGAGAACCTAGCAGCGACTGCATTCGCAAAAATAGGCGTC of Lentimonas sp. CC4 contains these proteins:
- a CDS encoding NfeD family protein, whose product is MTIRRILLLLLFACSTGLFAQKVEPTDAVSKAAEVVDVYVIPITGAISTPNLYILRRGLKEAIANDVGMVILDMDTPGGRVDITLDMMEMLDRFDGITATYVNHDAISAGSFIAAATQEIYFSPRGKMGASAVIQGTGEDVAETAKQKIESYLRANIRVMTAEYPYRSDVVRAMLDADFELKIGEEVIKPAGELLTLTATEAVKEYGDPPHKLLGEGIYDSIEDLLDARLGAGNYEIRDFEISYSEEIAKWMNTIAPLLMGLGVLLLFLEFKTPGFGVFGIGGLVLLGIFFASHYVAGLAGNEAIFFFLLGVLLVLVELFLFPGTVVFALSGIGLMLGSLLWTMVDYWPASEDGEGVGLTPEMFAEPLVQLIYGISIAFGGILLVGRFFKGSWFERQLVLETAAGGDSQTIREVRESKLPNVGSEGVALTPLHPGGRVEIKGQRYEAHCAVGMIERGATVRVVSSNDFDLIVEEVSA